Part of the Mycoplasma mycoides subsp. mycoides SC str. PG1 genome is shown below.
TTATATTAAATATATTAGAACTGAACTAAATAGAGAATTAAACTCTCAACATTGTAAATTTATTTATTTAAAAGGAATTACTAAACGTAGATTTGTTTGAACTCACGCTTTAAAACCAGCATTGTTTCCAATAGCAACTTTTTTTCCAGTAGTTATTTTTGGAAGTTTTATTGGTTCGTTATTTATTGAACAAATTTTCTTTATTACTGGATCTGGAGGATTGTTATTAAATGCAATTACTTCAAAAGATTTTAATATTATTTTATTTATGGTAACTCTATTTTCATTACTAACTATTTTGTCATATACATGTCGTGATGCTTTATATAAAGTAATTGATCCAAGAGTAAGAAAGAAAGCTTAATATGACAAAATTATCTCAATTATTTAAAAACTGACATTATCGTAAAAAAAGAGCTGAATTAAGTCCAACAAATGTTAGTGGATCTGATTTAGCACCAAACAAAATTTTACGTCCCTTAGCTCATCAACAATGACAATTAGTTGGTAATTTATTAGAGTTTAGTGAAACAAGTAAAATGCATAATCAAAAAAATGCTTTTATAGAATTCTTTTATCGTTTTTCAAGATCATTTGCTGGAGTATTTGGATTTGTTATTTTAGCAACTTTAATTGTTTTATCTTTAATTATTCCTTTAACTACAAAAGATCCACTAATAATTGATGTAGAAAATAGAAATGAAACATTTTTTACTAATGGTCATATTTTAGGAACTGATGCACTAGGTAGAGATTTATGAGCTAGATTATGACATGGATTAAGATATTCATTAACTTTATCTGTTGTAGCTACTTTTATTCAAGTAATTATTGGGTTATTTATTGGAATTATGATGGGCCATTTTCGTATATTTGATAAATTAATGACTTTTGTTATTAAAATTATTTCAAATGTACCTTCTATTATTATTCTGATTACTATTACTATTATTATTAAGCCAACATTTTGAGTTATGGTATTTGCATTATCTTTTACTTCTTGAACAGGAATTGCAAATCAAATGCGTTCACAAGTTTTAAGAGCAAAATCATTTGAATGAGTAAGTGCTTCAAAAGTTTTGGGAACTCCAACTTATAAAGTTTTATTAAATTATTTACCAGTTTTATTACCTTTATTAATTACTGAAATTGTGTTTCATATTCCAGGAATTATACTTTCTGAAACTTCTTTAGCATTTATTGGATTATCAATACCAAATGTTGCAACTTTAGGTAATTTAATTAGTGATGGATCTAAAAACTTTACTGTGTTTCCTAGATATGTTTTAATTCCTTCATTTATGTTAATATTAGTAACTACTTCTATTCAATTAATGGCTAACTCAGTTCAAGATACATTATTAAGACAAAGATAGGTAGTATATGAAAGATCAAATTAAAAACAAACAAGGATATAGTAAAAAGTTTAAAACACCACTAGTTTATAACAATATGCCAACCCCTTTAGATTTGTTTGAAATTAAAGATAAAAATAATAAGTCTATAGTTCAAGTCTTTATTAATTATTGAAAACATAAATATAATGTAGTTAAAAATCTTTTTAATAAAAATAACGATCAGCAAACTACTGATATTTTTAAAAATGTTGAACAAGAAGAAGTTTTTGGAAAATTAGTTAATGTTGCTGCTCATATTGATGATGTTTATTTATCTTTTAAAAATCCAGCTAATCCTAGAGAAAAAAATTTAGTTTTACGTGGACCTAGTTTAAAAATTTATGAAGGAAAAGTTCATGCATTAATTGGTGAATCTGGATCTGGTAAATCAGTAATTACTTCTTTGTTGTATGGATTAAGTGGTTCTAATTCTATTATTGAATCTGGAAGTGTTAAATTGTATGGATTAGAAGTTCATAATTTTAATGAATATCAATGAGAAAAATCAAAATTACGTGGAAGAGTTATTTCAGCTGTTTTTCAAAATCCAATGTCTATATTAGACTCAACTATGAAAATTGGAAATCAAATTATAGAAGGTATGTTAGTAAGTAAAATTGTTCAAACAAAAAAACAAGCTTATGAACAAGCTTTAAATTATTTAAAACTGACTAAAATTAATAACCCTGAAGCTATTATGAAAAAATATCCTCATGAACTATCTGGAGGAATGATTCAACGTGTTGCTATTGCTTGTATTGTTTCACTAAAACCAAAGATTTTAGTAATGGATGAACCAACAACAGCACTTGATCCAACTGTTCAAGCTTTAGTTTTAGATGTTATTAGAGAATTACAAGAACAATTTAAAATAGCTATTGCTTTTATTACTCATGATTTAGGAGTAGTTGCTTCAATTGCTGATTTTATTAATATTATGTATGCTGGTCAAATTGTTGAATCTGGAACTAAAGAAGAGATTTTATTAAACCCACAACATCCTTATACTTGAGGATTGATAACTTCAATGCCAGATTATAATAAAGGAGAAAAATTACAAGTTATTCGTGGTTCAGTTCCAGCTAATTTGAATAAAATTCAAGGAGATGCTTTTGCGATTAGAAATGATTATGCATTAGATATTGATTTTTATGAAGAACCTCCAGTTTATCAAATATCACCAACTCATTTTGTAAAAAGTAATTTATTAGGATCACAAGCTCCAAACTACACTCCACCAAAAATTATTTTGAATTTATGAAAAAAATATGACAAAATACTTAATGATCTTTATGGTGAAGGTATTTTTGTAGATGATATGGTTTATAACAACTATAAAACTAAATCAGAACAACAAAATAAAAAGGTTGCACTAAAATTAAAAGAAAACGAACAATTATTGAAACAACAACAAGAGGTTATAAATGAGTAAGTATTATATTGAAAAACAACCTTTTAAAAAAGCTTTATATCGTAGTATTAGAAAAGGTACTAATGAGATGTTAAATGCTTATAAAAATAGAAAAACTGTTGTTGAAATTCGTAATTTAGATATTGTTTATGGTTTTGGTGCAAAAGAGTTTACAGCGATTAAAGATCTGAATTTAAATATTTATGATGGAGAGGTTCTAGGTTTAGTTGGTGAATCTGGTTCTGGTAAATCAACTATTGGAAGAAGTATAATTGGTTTAACTCCACATAGTTTTGGTCAAATCAAAATACTAGATAGAATCATTCCAAAAAACTTAGAAAAAACAAATAAGTTTAGTAAAAAACATAAAGACATTATTAATTTTATGGTTAATAAAGTACAAATGATTTTTCAAGATCCAACTAATTCATTAAATCCTTTTAAAGATGTTAAAACTGTAGTTGGTGAAGGATTATCAAATACTAAAAATGCCAAACTAATTTATATTACAGATTTTGATGAAAAAGTTTATAACGATATTACTAGTCAAATTAAAGATTCTGATAAATTGACTAACAAAATATTTGATTATGTTGATCAGATGACTAAGTTAACATATACACTAGATAATTCTTATAAAGTTGTATATGAAGACTTATTAAATGTCTTAAATAACTTAAAGGCAAATGATAAAGAATTTTACACTCCTATTTATAATAGATTAGCTGAATCTCAGCTACAAAGACAAACTTTAATAAAACTTAGTGAAAAAGAATGTAAGCATCGTTTAATTGTTGAAATTCTAAAACAAGTTGGACTTGATGAAAGTGTTTTATCAAGATATCCTTTAGAGTTTTCAGGAGGTCAACAACAACGTTTAGGAATTTGTCGATCTGTTGTTTTACGTCCTAAGTTATTAATTGCTGATGAACCAATTTCAGCTTTAGATGTATCTATTCAAGCACAAGTTATTAATATTTTTAATGAGTTAAAGAAAAAATATAGTTTAACTATATTATTTATTGCTCATGACTTAAGAATGGTTGAATATATTTCAGATAGAATTGCTGTAATTAATAAAGGTGTTTTATTAGAAATAGGTCCAACTGATGAAATTATTAATAACGCTTATCATCCTTATACTAAAAGTTTATTAGATGCTATTCCTTCAATTGAAAATGAAAAAGGCTCTTTAATTGGTTCAATTTATGATCATAACATTCATAAATATGATGAAAATAATCAACCAGAATGACATCATATTGGAAACAATCACTTTGTATTAGCTACAAATAAAGAACTAGAAGTGTATAAATTTGAAAAACAAAATAAATATCTAAATAAATAAAAATGCTAGGTCCCCCCTAGCATTTTTATTCTAATATTTTTCCTACGTTTCCCAGTTTAAGCATAAAACAAGAAAACATACTTATGTAAATTTTTGATCTCATAAGTTATGTTTTTTATAATGTAATGTCTAAGTGACTTTTTCTTTTGTTAAAAGCTCTAATAATATTTGATAAGTTTGCCAACTTTCTTGTAACTCATCATTATACACTTGTATAGTTTCGATTTTTTGTTTATTTACAAATACTTCAATTTCTTTAACTTCTTTGATAACATTAATCACTTTATGCTCAGTGATTTTGCTTTTTCCAGTCAGTCCTAATTTTGAATTTAGAATGTAGATGATGTAGTTTAAAAACACTAATGAAATGAAACATAAACAAATGTAACCAACAATATGGTTTCAAGTTGATAAATACATTGGACGAAGAGATAATTTACCTTTTAATGTCTTGAAATTAGACTCAATTTGTCATTGTTTTGAATATAAATTAATAACTTCTTTTACTGATAAATCTGTTCTATTTGTTTCATAAACATAGTATCCATCATATTTTTGATCTTCTTGTATTTTTTCTATGTCAAGTTCATAAAATGCACCTTTGTTTATAGGTTTAAAGAATCTATATTTTTTAGATCCCGCTAAATCATCACAAGAAACAAGATTATCTTTATTCATTTTCTTAGTGAAATTTTGAATTAAAATGTCTCTATTGTTTTTGTCTTTAGTTGCTCGTTTTTGACTAAAACTAATTATTTGTCTTCTAAAATGTCCATTAATTCTTTTTTTATTGTATGAAGATGCAATATCACGAGTTTTGTATATCAAACCACCATCATTTATATAATCTTTTTCATCTAATATATACTCTTTAAATTGTTTGCTTCCAGCTTTCATTCTGTATGAGATTATGTATTTTCAATTCTTAGATTCTAAAAATCTAATATTTCTATTAACACTCATTCCTTTGTCAGCAATTATAGTTACACTGTTAACTTCATAAATATCTGCAATTTCAAGCATAAATGGTATTAAAGTATTTGGATCAGCAACATTTCCTGGAAATATTTTGTAGTGTAACGGTATTCCATTTTCATCAGTTGCCATACCTATAACAATCTGGTCTTCTTTAAATTTTCCATCTTTTGAATAACCAGGTTTTTTATAACCTTCACGAGAAAATGTTTCAAAATAAGTAGTTGTTGCGTCAAATCATAATACATCAATTTTTCTATTGGTATTTGCACAAATTTTTGCATTTAAATTTCTTAAAATTTCATCTTTGTTTTTTGCTATATAGTCTAATGATCTATAAAATGAATTTTTTGAATGAGTGTCTATTTTTTCTTTTTTTGCTGTCTTATAAGTGTTAAAAACACTTATTGGATTTTTAATTCTTTGATAAATCAACTGTAAAACAACATCTTTTAATGTTGTCGATTTTGTGGGAGAACAATCATTAAAAATATTGAAATAATCAAATAGTTTTTCAACTACTTCGTAACCTTTAAACCTTTCTAAAACTTCTTTTTTGGTTTCTTTTTTCTCTTTAAAAATTTCATCTAATTTAGTTCTTGCTTGTTCTTTTGTTCAAGACAATGGAAAGTTTGCAATAATTACTTTGATAATTGCTAGCGGATCATCGTGATATTGTTTTAATTCATGCAAATATCCATATCCCAATCTATATACAAAACCTTTGTTATCTGGTCTTGGCACTCCAATTGATA
Proteins encoded:
- a CDS encoding ABC transporter permease, which encodes MTKLSQLFKNWHYRKKRAELSPTNVSGSDLAPNKILRPLAHQQWQLVGNLLEFSETSKMHNQKNAFIEFFYRFSRSFAGVFGFVILATLIVLSLIIPLTTKDPLIIDVENRNETFFTNGHILGTDALGRDLWARLWHGLRYSLTLSVVATFIQVIIGLFIGIMMGHFRIFDKLMTFVIKIISNVPSIIILITITIIIKPTFWVMVFALSFTSWTGIANQMRSQVLRAKSFEWVSASKVLGTPTYKVLLNYLPVLLPLLITEIVFHIPGIILSETSLAFIGLSIPNVATLGNLISDGSKNFTVFPRYVLIPSFMLILVTTSIQLMANSVQDTLLRQR
- a CDS encoding ABC transporter ATP-binding protein; this encodes MKDQIKNKQGYSKKFKTPLVYNNMPTPLDLFEIKDKNNKSIVQVFINYWKHKYNVVKNLFNKNNDQQTTDIFKNVEQEEVFGKLVNVAAHIDDVYLSFKNPANPREKNLVLRGPSLKIYEGKVHALIGESGSGKSVITSLLYGLSGSNSIIESGSVKLYGLEVHNFNEYQWEKSKLRGRVISAVFQNPMSILDSTMKIGNQIIEGMLVSKIVQTKKQAYEQALNYLKLTKINNPEAIMKKYPHELSGGMIQRVAIACIVSLKPKILVMDEPTTALDPTVQALVLDVIRELQEQFKIAIAFITHDLGVVASIADFINIMYAGQIVESGTKEEILLNPQHPYTWGLITSMPDYNKGEKLQVIRGSVPANLNKIQGDAFAIRNDYALDIDFYEEPPVYQISPTHFVKSNLLGSQAPNYTPPKIILNLWKKYDKILNDLYGEGIFVDDMVYNNYKTKSEQQNKKVALKLKENEQLLKQQQEVINE
- a CDS encoding ABC transporter ATP-binding protein; the encoded protein is MSKYYIEKQPFKKALYRSIRKGTNEMLNAYKNRKTVVEIRNLDIVYGFGAKEFTAIKDLNLNIYDGEVLGLVGESGSGKSTIGRSIIGLTPHSFGQIKILDRIIPKNLEKTNKFSKKHKDIINFMVNKVQMIFQDPTNSLNPFKDVKTVVGEGLSNTKNAKLIYITDFDEKVYNDITSQIKDSDKLTNKIFDYVDQMTKLTYTLDNSYKVVYEDLLNVLNNLKANDKEFYTPIYNRLAESQLQRQTLIKLSEKECKHRLIVEILKQVGLDESVLSRYPLEFSGGQQQRLGICRSVVLRPKLLIADEPISALDVSIQAQVINIFNELKKKYSLTILFIAHDLRMVEYISDRIAVINKGVLLEIGPTDEIINNAYHPYTKSLLDAIPSIENEKGSLIGSIYDHNIHKYDENNQPEWHHIGNNHFVLATNKELEVYKFEKQNKYLNK
- a CDS encoding IS1634-like element IS1634 family transposase, yielding MSIGVPRPDNKGFVYRLGYGYLHELKQYHDDPLAIIKVIIANFPLSWTKEQARTKLDEIFKEKKETKKEVLERFKGYEVVEKLFDYFNIFNDCSPTKSTTLKDVVLQLIYQRIKNPISVFNTYKTAKKEKIDTHSKNSFYRSLDYIAKNKDEILRNLNAKICANTNRKIDVLWFDATTTYFETFSREGYKKPGYSKDGKFKEDQIVIGMATDENGIPLHYKIFPGNVADPNTLIPFMLEIADIYEVNSVTIIADKGMSVNRNIRFLESKNWKYIISYRMKAGSKQFKEYILDEKDYINDGGLIYKTRDIASSYNKKRINGHFRRQIISFSQKRATKDKNNRDILIQNFTKKMNKDNLVSCDDLAGSKKYRFFKPINKGAFYELDIEKIQEDQKYDGYYVYETNRTDLSVKEVINLYSKQWQIESNFKTLKGKLSLRPMYLSTWNHIVGYICLCFISLVFLNYIIYILNSKLGLTGKSKITEHKVINVIKEVKEIEVFVNKQKIETIQVYNDELQESWQTYQILLELLTKEKVT